In Kocuria turfanensis, a single genomic region encodes these proteins:
- a CDS encoding beta-ketoacyl-ACP synthase III, with the protein MVTLKQQQTNAHSRILGLGVYRPDVVVTNDDVCQWIESSDEWIQQRTGIRTRHRAAEEVSVLDMSEHASREALAAAGIEASQLGGVIVSTISFPYLTPSAAAALAERLGATPAPAFDISAACAGYCYGVAQADALVRSGAADYVLVVGVEKLSDVIDNSERSISFLLGDGAGAAVVGRSETPGIGPSVWGSDGSKWDAIRMTHPLTDIRAVEQGRERTPSPDLLDPETGEVREDATLWPTLRQDGQTVFRWASWEVAKRAQEAMDVAGVGPEDLGAFIPHQANMRIIDQMAKTLKLPDSVVIARDIADAGNTSAASVPLATHRLLAEHPELSGRLALQIGFGAGLVYGAQVVVLP; encoded by the coding sequence GTGGTGACCCTGAAGCAGCAGCAGACCAACGCGCACTCCCGCATTCTCGGCCTCGGGGTCTACCGCCCGGACGTGGTCGTGACCAACGACGACGTGTGCCAGTGGATCGAGTCCTCGGACGAGTGGATCCAGCAGCGCACCGGCATCCGGACCCGGCACCGCGCCGCCGAGGAGGTGAGCGTGCTCGACATGTCCGAGCACGCCTCCCGGGAGGCGCTGGCCGCCGCCGGGATCGAGGCCTCGCAGCTGGGCGGGGTGATCGTCTCCACGATCTCCTTCCCCTACCTCACCCCCTCGGCGGCCGCGGCCCTCGCCGAGCGGCTGGGTGCCACCCCGGCGCCCGCCTTCGACATCTCCGCGGCCTGCGCCGGCTACTGCTACGGCGTCGCCCAGGCCGACGCCCTGGTGCGTTCCGGGGCGGCGGACTACGTGCTGGTCGTCGGCGTGGAGAAGCTCTCCGACGTCATCGACAACAGCGAGCGCTCCATCTCGTTCCTGCTCGGCGACGGCGCCGGCGCGGCGGTGGTCGGCCGGTCCGAGACCCCCGGCATCGGCCCGTCCGTGTGGGGCTCGGACGGCTCCAAGTGGGACGCCATCCGGATGACCCACCCGCTCACGGACATCCGCGCCGTGGAGCAGGGCCGGGAGCGCACCCCCTCCCCCGACCTCCTCGATCCGGAGACCGGCGAGGTGCGCGAGGACGCGACCCTGTGGCCCACGCTGCGCCAGGACGGGCAGACGGTCTTCCGCTGGGCCTCGTGGGAGGTCGCCAAGCGGGCCCAGGAGGCCATGGACGTCGCCGGCGTGGGGCCCGAGGACCTCGGCGCCTTCATCCCGCACCAGGCGAACATGCGGATCATCGACCAGATGGCCAAGACGCTGAAGCTGCCGGACTCCGTGGTCATCGCCCGCGACATCGCCGACGCCGGCAACACCTCCGCCGCCTCCGTCCCGCTCGCCACGCACCGGCTGCTCGCCGAGCACCCGGAGCTGTCCGGCAGGCTGGCCCTGCAGATCGGCTTCGGCGCCGGCCTGGTCTACGGGGCGCAGGTCGTCGTCCTCCCCTGA
- a CDS encoding ACP S-malonyltransferase, with the protein MIAIVCPGQGSQKPGFLTEWLALDGVRPHLERLGEAAGLDLVHYGTEADEETIKDTAVAQPLIVAAGLVAGRLLADRIGPARQDLVLAGHSVGEITAAALAGVLTEEDAMAFVRTRANAMAEAAAALPTGMSAVLGGKEDEVRAAIEAAGLTAANANGGGQTVAAGTLEQLAALAEHPPARARVVPLKVAGAFHTEHMAPALEPLRELVAGLSPADPVHPLLSNADGAPVASGAAALDALVAQVCRPVRWDLCMQTLLERGVEQLVELPPAGTLSGLAKRGMKGVPALAVNSAEDLEQARSILV; encoded by the coding sequence GTGATCGCGATCGTCTGCCCCGGACAGGGCTCCCAGAAACCCGGCTTCCTCACCGAGTGGCTCGCCCTCGACGGCGTGCGCCCCCACCTCGAGCGGCTGGGCGAGGCCGCCGGCCTGGACCTCGTGCACTACGGGACCGAGGCGGACGAGGAGACCATCAAGGACACCGCCGTGGCCCAGCCGCTGATCGTGGCCGCCGGACTCGTGGCCGGCCGGCTGCTGGCCGACCGGATCGGCCCCGCGCGACAGGACCTGGTCCTCGCCGGGCACTCCGTCGGGGAGATCACCGCCGCCGCGCTGGCCGGCGTCCTCACCGAGGAGGACGCCATGGCGTTCGTCCGGACCCGCGCCAACGCCATGGCCGAGGCCGCCGCGGCCCTGCCCACCGGCATGAGCGCCGTCCTGGGCGGGAAGGAGGACGAGGTCCGCGCCGCGATCGAGGCGGCCGGGCTCACCGCCGCCAACGCCAACGGCGGCGGGCAGACCGTCGCCGCGGGCACGCTCGAGCAGCTCGCAGCCCTCGCCGAGCACCCGCCCGCCCGGGCCCGCGTCGTGCCCCTGAAGGTCGCCGGGGCGTTCCACACCGAGCACATGGCCCCCGCCCTCGAGCCCCTCCGCGAGCTCGTGGCGGGCCTCTCCCCCGCCGACCCCGTGCACCCCCTGCTCTCCAACGCCGACGGCGCGCCCGTGGCCTCCGGCGCGGCGGCCCTCGACGCGCTCGTGGCCCAGGTCTGCCGCCCGGTCCGCTGGGACCTGTGCATGCAGACGCTGCTGGAGCGCGGCGTCGAGCAGCTGGTCGAGCTGCCGCCGGCCGGCACCCTGTCCGGCCTGGCCAAGCGGGGCATGAAGGGCGTCCCGGCCCTGGCCGTGAACTCCGCGGAGGACCTGGAGCAGGCCCGGAGTATTCTTGTCTGA